In Ruminococcaceae bacterium BL-6, a genomic segment contains:
- the plsY gene encoding Glycerol-3-phosphate acyltransferase: MVVYLRNLLLPAVLTAAIAYLLGSINSSILITKIFGGKTDIRQMGSGNAGTTNVLRSVGRLPAALTFLFDFLKCVAAVLAGKAIFSALCQLPGTPPVVIEQYGAYIAGIACVIGHIFPLYFGLRGGKGVVTAIAMIMLIDWRVSLVVWAAFLIAVVISRIVSLGSVCGAIVYPFATFGFTFFLDYRSSDLVPLSYVYIATLSSLLIGSIVVVKHKENIKRIVNGNEKKISFHKKDDS, translated from the coding sequence GTGGTGGTTTATCTGCGGAATTTATTGCTGCCGGCCGTGCTGACAGCCGCGATCGCTTATCTTCTGGGAAGCATCAATTCCTCGATCCTGATTACGAAAATCTTCGGGGGAAAGACCGATATCAGGCAGATGGGAAGCGGAAACGCGGGGACGACGAACGTGCTGCGGTCGGTCGGCCGCCTTCCGGCAGCCCTGACCTTTCTTTTCGATTTCTTGAAGTGCGTGGCCGCGGTGCTGGCGGGAAAGGCGATTTTTTCCGCCCTCTGTCAGCTTCCCGGCACCCCGCCTGTCGTCATTGAGCAGTACGGGGCGTACATCGCCGGGATCGCGTGCGTGATCGGGCATATCTTCCCGCTGTATTTCGGGCTGAGGGGCGGAAAGGGAGTTGTGACAGCCATCGCGATGATCATGCTGATCGACTGGCGGGTCTCCCTGGTGGTATGGGCGGCGTTCCTGATTGCGGTCGTCATCTCCAGAATCGTTTCCCTGGGCTCCGTCTGCGGCGCCATCGTCTATCCGTTCGCAACCTTCGGCTTCACTTTTTTCCTGGATTACCGGTCCAGCGATCTGGTGCCGCTTTCCTACGTCTATATCGCGACGCTTTCGTCTCTTCTGATCGGCAGCATCGTCGTGGTGAAGCATAAGGAGAATATCAAAAGGATCGTCAACGGGAACGAAAAGAAGATCAGCTTTCATAAAAAAGATGATTCCTAA
- the der gene encoding GTPase essential for ribosome 50S subunit assembly (maturation of the 50S subunit central protoberance) (Evidence 2a : Function from experimental evidences in other organisms; PubMedId : 12682299, 16682769, 16894162, 16997968, 19246542, 23056455, 24822275, 27484475; Product type e : enzyme) — protein sequence MTKPVVAIVGRPNVGKSTLFNKLVGRRLSIVDDTPGVTRDRIFGDCEWDARSFSLVDTGGIEPDSKDVILSQMRMQARLAIEAADVIVLVTDVRSGVVATDADVAALLQKSGRPVILCVNKCDSVGEPPAEFYEFYNLGLGEPVPVSSVHGHGTGDLLDRIVEKLPEQAGDDEEEDTIRVAVIGKPNVGKSSLVNYISGENRCIVSEIAGTTRDAIDTRIENRFGRFVLIDTAGLRRQSKVEDSIERYSIIRAEMAIERSDVCVILIDATVGFTEQDSKVAGRAHEAGKGCVIAVNKWDAVEKDEHTMSAFRKKLEQDFSFMSYAPIVFISAKTGQRIDRLFELVCSAAEMNSMRISTGVLNDVLAQATARVQPPTDKGRRLKIFYMTQTSAKPPTFVCFVNSAELFHFSYQRYLENRIRETFGLEGTPIRFIVREHSDKQGG from the coding sequence TTGACAAAACCGGTTGTGGCGATCGTCGGCAGACCGAACGTGGGGAAATCGACGCTTTTTAATAAATTGGTAGGGAGACGGCTGTCCATTGTGGATGATACGCCGGGCGTGACCAGAGACAGGATTTTCGGGGACTGCGAGTGGGATGCGCGCAGCTTTTCCCTTGTGGATACGGGTGGGATCGAGCCGGATTCCAAAGATGTGATCCTTTCGCAGATGCGCATGCAGGCCCGGCTTGCGATCGAAGCGGCGGATGTGATCGTGCTCGTGACGGATGTGCGATCCGGCGTCGTCGCGACGGATGCGGATGTGGCGGCGCTTCTGCAGAAAAGCGGCCGACCGGTGATCCTTTGCGTGAATAAGTGCGATTCGGTCGGGGAGCCTCCGGCGGAATTCTATGAATTTTACAATCTGGGGCTCGGCGAGCCGGTCCCGGTTTCGTCGGTCCACGGGCACGGGACCGGCGACCTGCTGGACCGCATCGTGGAAAAGCTTCCGGAACAGGCCGGGGATGACGAGGAAGAGGACACGATCCGCGTCGCGGTCATCGGCAAACCGAACGTCGGGAAATCCTCGCTCGTCAACTATATTTCGGGGGAGAACCGCTGCATCGTTTCGGAGATCGCCGGAACCACCCGGGACGCGATCGATACCAGGATCGAAAACCGGTTCGGCCGCTTTGTGCTGATCGACACCGCCGGGCTGCGCCGGCAGAGCAAGGTGGAGGATTCCATCGAACGGTACAGCATCATCCGCGCGGAAATGGCGATCGAGCGCTCCGACGTGTGCGTGATCCTCATCGACGCGACGGTCGGCTTCACCGAGCAGGATTCCAAAGTGGCGGGCCGCGCTCACGAAGCCGGAAAGGGCTGTGTGATCGCCGTAAACAAATGGGATGCGGTCGAAAAGGACGAACACACCATGTCGGCTTTCCGGAAAAAGCTGGAGCAGGACTTTTCGTTTATGTCCTACGCGCCGATCGTTTTCATCTCGGCGAAGACGGGGCAGCGGATCGACCGCCTGTTCGAGCTGGTCTGCAGCGCGGCCGAAATGAATTCCATGCGCATTTCCACCGGCGTTCTCAACGACGTTCTGGCCCAGGCCACGGCCCGGGTTCAGCCGCCGACGGATAAGGGAAGGCGCCTGAAAATCTTCTATATGACCCAGACTTCCGCAAAGCCCCCGACCTTTGTCTGCTTTGTCAATTCGGCGGAGCTTTTCCACTTCTCTTACCAGCGCTATCTTGAGAACCGAATCCGGGAGACATTCGGCCTGGAGGGGACACCGATCCGCTTTATCGTACGGGAACACAGTGACAAACAGGGGGGCTGA
- a CDS encoding Radical SAM protein — MAVRIQSVDRNSFAAHAGIRPGEMLLSINGHEIEDVLDYRFYEIDEKLSLELLDQTEKPHAVLIRKGQYESIGLEFETYLMDQQHSCRNHCIFCFIDQLPPGMRESLYFKDDDSRLSFLFGNYITLTNLSEHEISRIIAMHISPINISVHTMDPQLRVKMMGNRFAGGALRTLKRFAEANIKINCQLVLCPGINDGAQLERTLRELGELCPVVQSIAAVPVGLTKYRQGLYPMEPYTSEQAAGVLNIVGRFGDEFLKKFGERIVYAADEFYLCAGRAIPPSEFYGEFSQLENGVGLISNLSQEFHDAMQDFSCPGKARRVTVATGVAASKFIRGLLDELTIKCNNLTCNVVAVTNDFFGHNITVAGLVTGGDIIRQLRGADLGDALLIPSVMLRREGDVFLDDVSVGELSRALQVRVIPVKNDGYELLDAVIGRDEI; from the coding sequence TTGGCGGTCAGAATCCAGTCGGTGGATCGAAACAGCTTTGCCGCGCACGCGGGGATCAGGCCGGGGGAGATGCTTCTCTCCATCAACGGGCATGAGATCGAGGACGTGCTGGACTATCGGTTTTACGAGATAGACGAGAAGCTTTCGCTGGAGCTTTTGGATCAGACGGAAAAGCCGCATGCGGTTTTGATCCGCAAGGGCCAGTACGAATCCATCGGGCTTGAATTTGAAACCTATCTGATGGATCAGCAGCACAGCTGCCGGAACCACTGTATTTTCTGCTTTATCGACCAGCTCCCTCCCGGCATGCGGGAAAGCCTGTACTTCAAAGACGACGACTCCCGCCTTTCTTTTCTGTTCGGAAATTACATCACCCTGACGAACCTGAGCGAACACGAGATCAGCCGGATCATCGCGATGCACATCAGCCCGATCAATATTTCGGTCCACACCATGGACCCGCAGCTTCGGGTAAAAATGATGGGAAACCGTTTTGCGGGCGGCGCGCTCCGGACCTTAAAACGCTTTGCGGAAGCGAATATCAAAATCAACTGCCAGCTTGTGCTGTGCCCGGGCATCAACGACGGGGCGCAGCTGGAGCGAACCCTGCGGGAGCTTGGGGAATTGTGCCCCGTCGTGCAGAGCATCGCGGCGGTTCCGGTCGGCCTGACGAAATATCGGCAAGGGCTTTATCCGATGGAACCCTATACCTCGGAGCAGGCGGCCGGCGTTTTGAATATCGTCGGGCGGTTCGGTGACGAGTTCCTGAAAAAATTCGGAGAGCGCATCGTCTACGCCGCGGACGAGTTCTATCTGTGCGCCGGCCGGGCGATTCCGCCGTCGGAATTTTACGGGGAATTTTCTCAGCTGGAAAACGGCGTCGGCCTGATTTCAAACCTGAGCCAGGAATTCCATGACGCGATGCAGGATTTTTCCTGCCCGGGAAAAGCCAGGCGGGTCACGGTCGCGACAGGCGTCGCCGCGAGCAAATTTATCCGGGGGTTACTTGACGAATTGACAATTAAATGCAATAATCTAACTTGTAATGTCGTTGCTGTTACGAATGACTTTTTTGGACATAACATTACCGTGGCGGGGCTTGTCACCGGCGGCGACATCATCAGGCAGCTTCGGGGCGCCGATCTGGGCGACGCCCTGTTGATTCCATCCGTGATGCTGCGCCGGGAGGGCGACGTCTTTTTGGATGACGTTTCCGTCGGGGAGCTGAGCCGGGCGCTTCAGGTGCGGGTGATTCCTGTCAAAAACGACGGATACGAGCTGCTGGATGCGGTAATAGGGAGAGATGAGATTTGA
- the rpmF gene encoding ribosomal protein L32 (Evidence 2a : Function from experimental evidences in other organisms; PubMedId : 12682299; Product type f : factor), with protein sequence MAVPKRKLSSARQNKRRSNVWKLSTPALVKCPKCGEYKLPHRVCGNCGYYNGKEIIKKEA encoded by the coding sequence ATGGCGGTACCAAAGAGAAAATTATCCAGTGCAAGACAGAACAAAAGACGTTCCAATGTCTGGAAGCTGAGCACTCCCGCTCTGGTGAAATGCCCGAAATGCGGAGAGTATAAACTGCCGCACAGGGTTTGCGGCAATTGCGGTTACTATAACGGCAAAGAAATTATTAAAAAAGAAGCCTGA
- a CDS encoding Nucleic acid-binding protein produces MKLELEKLFLNDGEIQDFSYEFSLGSTEINGVRPFVSPVSVKGRAESRAGAVDLDTCVSFDFSIPCDRCAERIDTHYDYGFHHVLIPSQKENDSDLYIAVKDRKLNLDELVREDILLELPSKFLCRPDCRGLCPKCGKNLNDGPCGCVIHPVDPRLEVLKQLID; encoded by the coding sequence ATGAAACTGGAGCTAGAAAAACTATTTTTGAACGATGGGGAAATTCAGGATTTTTCCTATGAATTTTCTCTCGGCTCGACGGAGATCAACGGCGTTCGTCCGTTTGTTTCCCCCGTTTCGGTGAAAGGCCGGGCAGAAAGCCGGGCCGGGGCCGTGGATTTGGATACTTGTGTTTCCTTCGATTTTTCCATTCCATGCGACCGCTGCGCCGAAAGGATCGACACCCATTACGATTACGGGTTTCATCACGTTCTGATCCCTTCCCAAAAGGAAAACGACAGCGATCTTTATATCGCCGTAAAGGACCGGAAGCTGAATTTGGATGAACTGGTGCGGGAGGATATCCTGCTGGAGCTTCCTTCCAAATTCCTGTGCAGGCCGGATTGCAGGGGGCTGTGCCCGAAGTGCGGGAAGAACCTGAACGACGGGCCGTGCGGATGCGTGATCCATCCGGTTGATCCTCGCCTGGAGGTCTTAAAACAACTGATTGATTAA
- a CDS encoding F420-0--gamma-glutamyl ligase has product MAFRNQPEARREENGVTYFLRDNVTINGTEYKRYAIQTHFVERGESYLDLIAKYVVPLYEPGDILSMSEKIISMCQNNIVEKKDVKVGFWARFLSKFASSNDHGIAMDEPYKLQLAINLAGLPRILLAAFCSAVTKLFGIHGVFYKIAGHGIDGIDGFYMGSSFELYHDIALLNPREPEKVCNEIQQQLGVDCLLVDANDLSVVVFGKSDSLAQTPNEDLIALIKDNPAGQSDELTPLILIKKAVPA; this is encoded by the coding sequence ATGGCGTTTAGAAATCAGCCGGAGGCGCGGCGTGAGGAAAACGGAGTCACCTATTTTCTGCGCGACAATGTCACGATAAACGGGACCGAATACAAACGGTATGCGATCCAGACCCATTTTGTCGAGCGCGGGGAATCTTATCTCGACCTGATTGCAAAATATGTCGTACCTCTGTACGAGCCGGGCGATATTTTGTCCATGAGCGAAAAGATCATCTCCATGTGCCAGAACAACATCGTGGAAAAGAAAGATGTCAAAGTCGGCTTCTGGGCCCGCTTCCTGTCGAAGTTCGCCTCCTCCAACGACCACGGAATCGCGATGGACGAGCCTTACAAGCTTCAGCTTGCCATCAACCTTGCCGGGCTGCCGCGCATCCTGCTTGCGGCTTTCTGCTCGGCGGTGACAAAGCTGTTCGGCATCCACGGCGTCTTTTATAAGATCGCCGGGCACGGGATCGACGGAATCGACGGCTTCTACATGGGCTCTTCCTTCGAGCTGTACCACGACATCGCCCTGCTCAACCCCAGGGAGCCCGAAAAAGTATGCAATGAAATCCAGCAGCAGCTCGGCGTGGACTGCCTGCTCGTGGATGCGAACGACCTGAGCGTCGTGGTGTTCGGGAAATCGGATTCCCTTGCGCAGACGCCGAATGAAGACCTGATTGCGCTGATCAAGGACAACCCTGCCGGCCAGTCGGATGAACTGACCCCTCTGATTCTGATAAAAAAAGCCGTACCGGCTTAA
- a CDS encoding conserved protein of unknown function (Evidence 4 : Unknown function but conserved in other organisms) — MITLIVGKKGSGKTKKLIERANAAVQKSDGNVVVIEKGLKLTYDISHQARLIDVEAYGIQNIDGLYGFISGICAGNYDVTDLYIDSTLKVIGQDQKALVSFVQKANSLSELANTKITLSVSMGEKEVPEEIKEIINQI; from the coding sequence ATGATAACTCTCATCGTTGGGAAAAAAGGGTCCGGTAAGACGAAGAAGCTGATCGAGCGCGCGAACGCGGCGGTCCAGAAATCGGATGGCAACGTGGTGGTGATCGAAAAGGGCCTGAAGCTTACCTACGACATTTCCCACCAGGCAAGACTGATCGACGTGGAAGCCTATGGAATTCAGAATATAGATGGGCTGTACGGATTTATCAGCGGAATCTGCGCTGGGAATTATGATGTGACCGACCTGTACATCGACTCCACCCTGAAAGTCATCGGCCAGGATCAAAAAGCCCTGGTTTCTTTCGTGCAGAAGGCGAACAGCCTGTCCGAACTGGCCAATACGAAGATCACCCTTTCCGTTTCCATGGGTGAAAAAGAGGTTCCGGAAGAGATCAAGGAAATCATCAACCAGATCTGA
- the pgi gene encoding glucose-6-phosphate isomerase (Evidence 2a : Function from experimental evidences in other organisms; PubMedId : 4214896, 4275311, 11489127, 19052382, 21453533, 22720735, 24705866; Product type e : enzyme), producing MSVNLDLQHLAGFLDRDELSRMEPQVRLAHDTLHARTGPGNQFLGWLDLPADYDREEFSRIQAAAEKIRSDTDVFVVIGIGGSYLGARAAVEFLKSPYYNALKKDTPDIYFAGNSISSSALGELLAICEGKRVSINIISKSGTTTEPAIAFRVFRALLEKEYGAEGARGRIYCTTDRARGTLKQIADREGYETFVIPDDIGGRYSVLTAVGLLPIAVCGADLGALMEGARCAQEEYKNPGLESNSCYQYAAIRNLLYRKGKAIEILASYEPCFALMCEWWKQLYGESEGKDQKGLFPASVIFSTDLHSMGQYIQDGRRILFETVVLFEKAKHEIYLGSDPENADGLNFLAGRPMSYVNEKAFEGTVLAHSDGGVPNVVLRVPDFSEQSLGGLIYFFEKACAVSGYLLGVNPFDQPGVESYKKNMFALLGKPGYEAEKRALEARFTK from the coding sequence ATGTCTGTGAATTTGGACTTACAGCATCTCGCCGGTTTCCTCGATCGGGACGAACTGAGCAGGATGGAACCGCAGGTAAGGCTGGCCCATGATACCCTCCACGCACGCACCGGTCCGGGAAATCAATTTCTGGGCTGGCTCGATCTGCCCGCGGACTACGATCGGGAAGAGTTTTCACGGATCCAGGCCGCCGCTGAAAAAATCCGATCCGACACCGACGTGTTCGTCGTCATCGGTATCGGCGGTTCTTATCTGGGTGCCCGCGCGGCGGTGGAATTTCTGAAATCCCCTTATTACAACGCTTTGAAGAAAGATACCCCGGATATTTATTTTGCCGGGAACAGCATCAGCTCCTCCGCGCTGGGCGAGCTGCTCGCGATCTGCGAAGGAAAGCGCGTTTCCATCAATATCATTTCCAAATCCGGCACCACGACGGAGCCCGCGATCGCTTTCCGGGTGTTCCGCGCCCTGCTGGAAAAGGAGTATGGGGCCGAGGGGGCCCGCGGCCGGATCTACTGCACAACCGACCGCGCCCGCGGAACGCTGAAGCAGATCGCCGACAGAGAGGGATACGAGACCTTTGTGATTCCGGATGACATCGGAGGCCGGTATTCCGTGCTGACCGCAGTGGGCCTTCTTCCGATTGCGGTGTGCGGCGCGGACCTCGGCGCCCTGATGGAAGGAGCGCGTTGCGCACAGGAAGAATACAAGAACCCCGGCCTGGAATCAAACAGCTGTTATCAATATGCCGCCATCCGCAATCTGCTGTACCGAAAAGGCAAGGCGATCGAGATTCTGGCAAGCTACGAACCTTGCTTTGCTTTGATGTGCGAGTGGTGGAAACAACTTTATGGCGAAAGCGAGGGAAAAGATCAAAAGGGTCTGTTCCCGGCTTCCGTTATTTTTTCGACTGATTTGCACTCGATGGGGCAGTACATTCAGGATGGCAGGCGGATTCTGTTCGAAACGGTCGTCCTGTTTGAAAAGGCCAAGCACGAAATTTATCTCGGCAGCGACCCGGAAAACGCAGACGGCCTGAATTTCCTTGCGGGCAGGCCGATGTCCTATGTCAACGAGAAGGCCTTTGAGGGCACCGTGCTGGCGCACAGCGACGGCGGCGTCCCGAACGTCGTCCTGCGGGTGCCTGATTTTTCCGAGCAGTCGCTGGGCGGGCTGATCTACTTCTTTGAAAAGGCCTGCGCGGTCTCCGGCTATCTGCTGGGGGTGAACCCCTTCGATCAGCCGGGCGTCGAAAGCTACAAGAAGAATATGTTCGCGCTGCTTGGAAAGCCGGGCTACGAGGCGGAGAAAAGGGCGCTGGAGGCAAGGTTCACGAAATGA
- the dacF gene encoding D-alanyl-D-alanine carboxypeptidase DacF — protein MKFKKRAVSLLTAFCLLAAAGVPAKAISDQDVKAPSAVVMEATTGKILYEKNPHEKRPGASITKVMTLLLVMEAIDSGKISLTDTVTASAHAASMGGSDIWLKEGETMTVDDLLKATVIMSANDAAVALAEHVAGSEDDFLRQMNEKAKALGMNDTTFKNCNGLDEDGHLTSAYDIALMSAQLIKHKKIFDYTLTWIDHVRGGKTQLVNTNKLIRTYKGITGLKTGTTGKAGSCISATAERDNVSLIAVVLGSPSTKDRFADAAQLLDYGFANWAMTAPETPALEPVPVTNGMQNSVEPEAPAGKSILVPKGKENDVVSQVTLAETLEAPVEKGQIIGKITYKLGDETLQETDIRAKAAVSQITFFSVFRILLKYMVCF, from the coding sequence ATGAAGTTTAAAAAACGCGCGGTTTCTCTGCTGACGGCGTTTTGCCTTCTGGCGGCGGCCGGGGTTCCGGCGAAGGCGATCTCAGATCAGGATGTCAAGGCGCCTTCAGCCGTTGTGATGGAAGCGACGACGGGGAAAATCCTGTATGAGAAAAATCCGCATGAAAAGCGTCCCGGCGCATCCATCACCAAAGTGATGACCCTTCTGCTGGTCATGGAGGCAATCGACTCCGGAAAGATTTCCCTGACGGACACCGTTACGGCCAGCGCGCATGCGGCTTCCATGGGCGGGTCGGACATCTGGCTGAAGGAAGGGGAAACCATGACGGTGGACGATCTGCTGAAAGCCACCGTGATTATGAGCGCGAACGACGCGGCCGTGGCGCTCGCGGAGCACGTCGCCGGCTCGGAGGATGACTTTCTCCGCCAGATGAATGAAAAAGCCAAGGCGCTCGGGATGAACGACACGACTTTCAAAAACTGCAACGGGCTCGACGAGGACGGCCACCTGACTTCCGCCTACGATATCGCCCTGATGTCCGCGCAGCTCATCAAGCATAAAAAGATATTCGATTATACGCTGACCTGGATCGACCATGTGCGCGGCGGAAAAACCCAGCTTGTCAACACGAATAAGCTGATCCGCACCTATAAGGGGATCACCGGCCTGAAAACAGGGACGACGGGCAAGGCGGGAAGCTGCATCTCCGCCACGGCGGAGCGCGACAATGTCAGCCTGATCGCCGTTGTGCTCGGCAGCCCCAGCACCAAAGACCGATTTGCGGACGCCGCGCAGCTTTTGGATTACGGCTTTGCCAACTGGGCTATGACGGCGCCGGAAACGCCGGCCCTTGAGCCGGTGCCCGTGACGAACGGGATGCAGAACAGCGTGGAGCCGGAAGCCCCGGCCGGAAAATCGATCCTGGTCCCGAAAGGGAAAGAGAATGATGTCGTCAGCCAGGTCACCCTGGCCGAAACGCTGGAAGCCCCGGTGGAAAAAGGACAGATCATCGGGAAAATCACCTACAAGCTGGGGGACGAGACCCTGCAGGAAACCGATATCCGGGCCAAAGCCGCGGTTTCTCAGATCACGTTCTTTTCCGTATTCCGGATCCTTTTAAAATACATGGTATGCTTCTAG
- the hisF gene encoding imidazole glycerol phosphate synthase subunit (Evidence 2a : Function from experimental evidences in other organisms; PubMedId : 1400209, 17767732, 19636909; Product type e : enzyme), protein MYAKRIIPCLDVNDGRVVKGTNFIHLRDAGDPVQAAVEYDRQGADELVFLDITASVQKRGTIVDMVRQVADRIFIPFTVGGGIRTTEDFTVLLRAGADKVSVNSAAVLNPELIRQAAQKFGSQCVVCAIDAKRRERGGWTVYLNGGREDTGLDAVEWAKKAVSLGAGEILLTSMDCDGTKNGYDLELTRTVSEQVGVPVIASGGAGTMEHFYDAFTAGKADAVLAASLFHFGEVSIPELKAYLREKGIPVRL, encoded by the coding sequence ATGTACGCAAAAAGAATCATTCCGTGCCTCGACGTCAATGACGGACGGGTTGTAAAGGGAACGAACTTTATCCATCTGAGAGACGCCGGGGACCCGGTGCAGGCCGCGGTGGAATACGACCGGCAGGGCGCGGACGAGCTGGTCTTTCTGGATATCACCGCTTCGGTTCAGAAGCGGGGAACGATCGTCGATATGGTCAGGCAGGTCGCGGACCGCATCTTTATCCCGTTTACCGTGGGCGGGGGCATCCGCACGACGGAGGATTTCACCGTGCTGCTGCGGGCAGGCGCGGACAAGGTGTCGGTCAATTCCGCCGCCGTTTTGAACCCGGAGCTCATCCGGCAGGCGGCGCAGAAATTCGGCAGCCAGTGCGTGGTGTGCGCCATAGACGCGAAGCGCCGGGAGCGGGGCGGCTGGACGGTGTACCTGAACGGCGGCCGGGAGGATACGGGGCTCGACGCCGTGGAATGGGCAAAAAAGGCGGTTTCTCTCGGCGCGGGGGAAATCCTTCTGACCAGCATGGACTGCGACGGCACGAAAAACGGGTATGACCTGGAGCTGACCAGGACCGTTTCGGAGCAGGTCGGCGTTCCGGTCATCGCTTCGGGCGGCGCGGGCACGATGGAGCATTTTTATGACGCTTTCACGGCGGGGAAGGCGGACGCTGTTCTGGCGGCTTCGCTGTTCCATTTCGGCGAGGTCTCGATTCCGGAGCTCAAGGCTTATTTGAGGGAAAAGGGGATTCCGGTGCGCCTGTAA